The following coding sequences lie in one Pseudomonas sp. SL4(2022) genomic window:
- a CDS encoding TetR/AcrR family transcriptional regulator produces MSAPLKTRERIIQESLALFNAQGERSVTTNHIAAHLGISPGNLYYHFRNKQAIIAELFALYESQVDTFLRRPEGRALTVQDKTFYLEALLAAMWHYRFLHRDLEHLLDSDPALAERYRLFAQRCLRQAQSIYQGFVEAGILLMDAAQIEALTLNSWIVMTSWVRFLCTTRGNPGDLSQEMLRRGIYQVLALEGGYTAPQSREAVEALYAKLHVPLEQVI; encoded by the coding sequence ATGTCAGCCCCACTGAAAACCCGCGAACGCATCATTCAGGAAAGCCTGGCGCTGTTTAATGCCCAGGGTGAGCGCAGTGTCACCACCAACCATATCGCGGCGCACCTGGGGATTTCACCGGGCAACCTGTACTACCACTTTCGTAACAAGCAGGCGATCATCGCCGAGCTGTTTGCGCTCTATGAAAGCCAGGTGGACACCTTCCTGCGCCGCCCTGAAGGGCGTGCGCTGACGGTGCAGGACAAGACTTTCTACCTCGAAGCGCTGCTGGCGGCGATGTGGCATTACCGCTTTCTGCACCGTGACCTGGAGCATCTGCTCGACAGCGACCCGGCACTGGCCGAGCGCTATCGGTTGTTCGCCCAGCGCTGCCTGAGGCAGGCACAGAGCATTTATCAGGGCTTTGTCGAGGCCGGCATCCTGCTGATGGATGCCGCGCAGATCGAGGCGTTGACCCTCAACAGCTGGATCGTCATGACCTCCTGGGTGCGCTTTCTCTGCACCACCCGCGGCAACCCCGGCGATCTCAGCCAGGAGATGCTGCGCCGTGGCATCTACCAGGTGCTGGCACTGGAAGGCGGCTACACCGCCCCGCAATCACGCGAAGCGGTGGAGGCCCTCTATGCCAAGCTGCATGTGCCGCTGGAACAGGTGATCTGA
- a CDS encoding hydrolase — MRTPFKPAWWLPGPHLQTLWNPMCRRPAKLERTRERLWLDDGDFLDLDWHGPHEAEAPLVLVLHGLTGSSDSLYVLGLQQQLATQGWASVALNWRGCSGEPNLLARGYHSGASEDLAETVRHLRAQRPMAPLYGVGYSLGGNVLLKYLGETAADSQLQGAVAVSVPFRLDQCADRIGMGFSRVYQSHFMREMVAYVKDKQRLFAHQGMADRLSTLEKLGPLDNMRTFWDFDGRITAPLHGYADAEDYYRRASSRYFLGQIETPTLIIQAADDPFVFPHSLPEANELSPSIDFELHAHGGHVGFVEGSLTKPGYYLERRIPQWLAEQDTKPLLGGLAAQNAE, encoded by the coding sequence ATGCGCACACCCTTCAAACCCGCCTGGTGGCTACCCGGCCCGCACCTGCAAACCCTGTGGAACCCGATGTGCCGCCGGCCGGCGAAGCTTGAGCGCACGCGCGAGCGGTTGTGGCTGGACGATGGCGACTTTCTTGATCTGGACTGGCATGGCCCACACGAAGCCGAAGCACCGCTGGTGCTGGTGCTGCACGGCCTGACGGGCTCATCCGACTCGCTGTATGTGCTGGGGCTGCAGCAGCAACTGGCCACTCAGGGCTGGGCCAGCGTGGCGCTGAACTGGCGCGGCTGCTCAGGCGAGCCGAACCTGCTGGCGCGAGGTTACCACTCCGGCGCCAGCGAGGACCTGGCGGAAACCGTGCGCCATCTGCGCGCTCAGCGGCCAATGGCGCCGCTGTATGGCGTGGGCTATTCGCTTGGCGGCAATGTGCTGCTCAAGTACCTCGGCGAAACGGCCGCGGACAGCCAGCTGCAGGGTGCAGTGGCAGTTTCAGTGCCGTTTCGTCTAGATCAGTGCGCCGACCGCATCGGCATGGGCTTTTCCAGGGTCTACCAGAGCCACTTTATGCGCGAGATGGTGGCCTACGTGAAAGACAAGCAGCGCCTGTTTGCCCACCAGGGTATGGCCGACCGGCTGTCCACCCTGGAGAAACTCGGCCCGCTGGACAATATGCGCACTTTCTGGGATTTCGACGGCCGTATCACCGCACCGCTGCACGGCTATGCCGATGCCGAGGACTACTACCGACGCGCTTCCAGCCGCTACTTTCTCGGCCAGATCGAGACGCCGACGCTGATTATCCAGGCCGCCGATGACCCCTTCGTCTTCCCCCACAGCCTGCCCGAAGCCAACGAACTGTCGCCCAGCATCGATTTCGAGCTGCACGCCCACGGCGGCCATGTCGGTTTTGTCGAGGGTAGCCTGACTAAGCCAGGTTATTACCTGGAACGGCGCATTCCACAGTGGCTGGCCGAACAGGATACGAAGCCACTGTTGGGTGGGTTAGCCGCACAGAACGCTGAATGA
- the rsmD gene encoding 16S rRNA (guanine(966)-N(2))-methyltransferase RsmD translates to MSKRPKPPKAAPVHGGDGQLRIIGGQWRSRQFNFPMAAGLRPTPNRVRETLFNWLAPYVEGAKVLDLFAGSGALFLEALSRGAGSALALDLNPAAIANLRGHLHTLKCDNGQLQQTDALLFLQSPAATPFDLVFLDPPFNQNLLLPACTLLEQNGWLAADAWIYTESENPPSSLGMPGNWRLHREQKAGQVYYALWQRN, encoded by the coding sequence ATGAGCAAGCGACCCAAACCGCCAAAAGCCGCCCCCGTCCATGGTGGCGATGGCCAGCTGCGGATCATCGGCGGGCAATGGCGCTCGCGTCAGTTCAACTTCCCCATGGCCGCCGGTCTGCGGCCGACACCGAACCGCGTGCGCGAAACCCTGTTCAACTGGCTGGCGCCCTATGTCGAGGGTGCCAAGGTGCTCGACCTGTTCGCCGGCAGCGGCGCGCTGTTTCTTGAAGCACTGTCGCGCGGCGCCGGCAGCGCCCTGGCCCTGGACCTCAATCCAGCGGCCATTGCCAACCTGCGCGGCCACCTGCACACGCTGAAATGCGACAACGGCCAACTGCAACAGACTGACGCCCTGCTCTTCCTGCAAAGCCCTGCGGCGACACCGTTCGATCTGGTGTTTCTCGACCCACCGTTCAATCAGAACCTGCTGCTGCCCGCCTGCACCCTTCTCGAGCAGAACGGCTGGCTGGCGGCCGACGCCTGGATCTACACCGAAAGCGAGAACCCGCCTTCCAGCCTGGGCATGCCCGGCAACTGGCGCCTGCACCGCGAACAGAAGGCCGGGCAGGTGTATTACGCGCTGTGGCAGCGCAACTAA
- a CDS encoding M16 family metallopeptidase produces MSERNGLRYGLLGLALLILLALLALVINRPDNSTEPAAATESTSIESLAALGDQPPSRRDLNIQTWHTAEGAKVLFVEARELPMFDLQLTFAAGSSHDDGVAGLAMLTNAMLNEGVPGKDVGAIAAGFENLGANFGNGAFRDMAIASLRSLSAADKREPALQLFNQVLGQPTFPEDALARIKNQLLAGFEYQKQNPGKLASLALFERLYGTHPYAHPSDGTAESIPALRREQLQAFHAKAYTAHNAIIALVGDLSRSDAEALANQVSAALPKGPALPRIVQPEEPKPGLQHIEFPSNQTHLMIAQLGIDRRDPDYAALYLGNQVFGGGGFGTRLMTEVREKRGLTYGVYSGFSAMQARGPFMINLQTRAELSDGTLQLVKSMLADFINNGPTAEELNNAKRELAGSFPLSTASNAAIVGQLGSMGFYDLPLTYLEDFMRDVEVLTVEQVKAAMAKHLNPEALVIVTAGPSVAQKELPPPTDRPAEQPSGVPEH; encoded by the coding sequence ATGAGTGAGCGCAATGGCCTGCGCTACGGCCTGCTCGGCCTGGCGCTACTGATACTGCTGGCATTGCTGGCCCTGGTGATCAACCGCCCGGATAACAGCACAGAACCGGCTGCTGCCACCGAATCGACCAGCATCGAATCCCTGGCCGCCCTTGGCGATCAGCCACCCAGCCGCCGCGACCTGAATATCCAGACCTGGCACACCGCCGAGGGCGCCAAGGTGCTGTTCGTCGAAGCCCGCGAGCTGCCGATGTTCGACCTGCAACTGACCTTTGCCGCTGGCAGCAGCCATGACGACGGCGTCGCCGGCCTGGCGATGCTGACCAACGCCATGCTCAACGAAGGCGTGCCGGGCAAGGATGTCGGCGCGATTGCCGCCGGCTTCGAAAACCTCGGTGCCAACTTCGGCAACGGCGCGTTCCGCGACATGGCCATCGCCAGCTTGCGCAGCCTCAGCGCGGCGGACAAACGCGAGCCAGCCCTGCAGCTGTTCAATCAGGTGCTCGGCCAGCCGACCTTCCCGGAAGACGCCCTGGCGCGGATCAAAAACCAGCTGCTGGCCGGTTTCGAATACCAGAAGCAGAACCCCGGCAAGCTGGCCAGCCTGGCGCTGTTCGAGCGCCTGTACGGCACGCATCCTTACGCCCACCCGAGCGATGGCACGGCGGAGTCGATTCCGGCCCTCCGCCGTGAGCAGTTGCAGGCCTTCCACGCCAAGGCCTACACCGCCCATAACGCGATTATTGCGCTGGTCGGCGACCTCTCGCGCAGCGACGCCGAAGCGCTGGCCAATCAGGTATCCGCCGCCTTGCCGAAAGGTCCGGCGCTGCCGCGCATCGTCCAGCCGGAAGAACCCAAGCCGGGGCTGCAACATATCGAATTCCCCTCCAACCAGACCCACCTGATGATTGCCCAACTCGGCATCGACCGCCGCGACCCGGACTACGCCGCGCTCTACCTGGGCAACCAGGTGTTCGGCGGCGGTGGCTTCGGCACCCGCTTGATGACCGAAGTGCGCGAGAAGCGCGGCCTGACCTACGGCGTCTACTCCGGTTTCAGTGCCATGCAGGCGCGCGGCCCCTTTATGATCAACTTGCAGACCCGTGCGGAGCTCAGCGACGGCACCCTGCAACTGGTCAAAAGCATGCTCGCCGACTTCATCAACAACGGCCCGACTGCAGAAGAGCTGAACAACGCCAAGCGCGAGCTGGCCGGCAGCTTCCCGCTGTCCACTGCGAGCAATGCCGCCATTGTCGGCCAGCTGGGCTCCATGGGTTTCTATGACCTGCCGCTGACTTACCTGGAAGACTTTATGCGCGACGTCGAAGTGCTGACGGTCGAGCAGGTCAAGGCTGCCATGGCCAAGCACCTCAATCCCGAGGCTCTGGTGATTGTCACCGCCGGCCCAAGCGTGGCGCAGAAAGAACTGCCACCGCCCACCGACCGCCCCGCCGAACAACCTTCTGGCGTCCCGGAGCACTAA
- a CDS encoding M16 family metallopeptidase translates to MPMIAQRTAALLLGVLCHPLLALATETQPTHEFSLDNGLKVIVREDHRAPVVVSQLWYKVGSSYETPGQTGLSHALEHMMFKGSRKLGPGEASRILRELGAEENAFTSDDYTAYYQVLARDRLAVALELEADRLASLKLPADEFAKEIEVIKEERRLRTDDKPSSLAYERFKAMAYPASGYHTPTIGWMADLERMTVEELRAWYEAWYAPNNATLVVVGDVSVAEVKILAERYFGAIPKRTVPTAKAPRELAAPGERRITLHLKTQLPSLMMGFNVPGLATAEQPRQVHALRLAAALLDGGYSARLPTRLERGEELVSGASAWYDGFARGDSLFILSATPNVQTGKTLEQVEAGLWRELEDLKNTPPSAEELARVRAQVIAGLVYERDSITSQATAIGQLETVGLSWQLIDQELAELEAVTPADIQSAAKTFFTRDHLSVAHVLPEEKRNE, encoded by the coding sequence ATGCCTATGATTGCCCAACGCACCGCAGCCCTGCTGCTCGGCGTACTCTGCCACCCCCTGCTGGCCCTGGCCACAGAAACCCAGCCGACCCACGAATTCAGCCTGGACAATGGCCTCAAGGTCATCGTGCGCGAAGACCATCGCGCTCCGGTGGTGGTCTCCCAGCTCTGGTACAAGGTTGGTTCCAGCTACGAGACGCCCGGCCAGACCGGGCTGTCCCACGCCCTCGAACACATGATGTTCAAGGGCAGCCGCAAGCTCGGCCCCGGCGAAGCCTCGCGCATCCTGCGTGAGCTCGGCGCCGAGGAAAACGCCTTCACCAGCGACGACTACACCGCCTATTACCAGGTGCTGGCACGCGACCGCCTGGCCGTCGCCCTGGAACTGGAAGCCGACCGTCTGGCCAGCCTCAAACTGCCGGCCGATGAGTTCGCCAAGGAAATCGAGGTAATCAAGGAGGAGCGCCGTCTGCGCACCGACGACAAACCGTCGAGTCTGGCCTACGAGCGCTTCAAGGCCATGGCCTACCCCGCCAGCGGTTACCACACGCCGACCATCGGCTGGATGGCCGACCTTGAGCGGATGACCGTCGAGGAGCTGCGCGCCTGGTACGAAGCCTGGTACGCGCCGAACAACGCCACCCTGGTGGTAGTCGGTGACGTCAGCGTCGCCGAGGTGAAGATCCTCGCCGAGCGCTATTTCGGTGCCATTCCCAAGCGCACCGTGCCCACCGCCAAAGCGCCGCGTGAGCTGGCCGCACCGGGCGAACGACGCATCACCCTGCACCTGAAAACCCAGCTGCCGAGCCTGATGATGGGCTTTAACGTGCCTGGCCTGGCCACCGCCGAACAGCCGCGCCAGGTGCATGCCCTGCGTCTGGCTGCCGCCCTGCTCGATGGCGGCTACAGCGCCCGCCTGCCGACCCGCCTGGAGCGCGGCGAGGAACTGGTTTCCGGCGCCTCTGCCTGGTACGACGGTTTCGCCCGTGGCGACAGCCTGTTCATCCTGTCCGCCACACCCAACGTGCAGACCGGCAAGACCCTGGAGCAGGTCGAAGCTGGCCTGTGGCGTGAGCTGGAGGACTTGAAAAACACCCCGCCAAGCGCCGAGGAACTGGCCCGCGTGCGTGCGCAAGTAATCGCCGGCCTGGTCTACGAGCGTGATTCGATCACCAGCCAGGCCACCGCCATCGGCCAGCTGGAAACCGTCGGCCTGTCGTGGCAGCTGATCGACCAGGAGCTGGCCGAACTGGAAGCCGTGACCCCGGCGGATATCCAGAGTGCCGCCAAAACCTTCTTTACCCGCGACCACCTGAGCGTCGCCCATGTTCTGCCTGAGGAGAAGCGCAATGAGTGA
- the ftsY gene encoding signal recognition particle-docking protein FtsY, with translation MFGSNDDKHKSTPAAPASAEKPAEKKDLFGWLRKKPQAPANPDTQPTPVDEPPVAPVAPVTPLSDVAVPVVEPVVVAEAVVEPQPAPVAPVEHVAASAHAEVESAEANALPRPSRFRINAGSEVLHAHVEVPVVVEPVVEPPVAAPAVVEPVAAPAKSAEESRTGFLERLKQGLSKTSASLGEGMASLFLGKKVIDDDLLEDLETRLLTADVGVEATTAIIGNLTKRVARKELADSGALYKALQDELTTLLKPVEQPLKIDSSKQPYVILVVGVNGAGKTTTIGKLAKKLQQDGKKVMLAAGDTFRAAAVEQLQVWGERNQIAVIAQHTGADSASVIFDAVQAAKARGMDVLIADTAGRLHTKDNLMEELKKVRRVIGKLDDTAPHEVLLVLDAGTGQNAISQAKQFNQTVNLTGLALTKLDGTAKGGVIFALAKQFALPIRYIGVGEGIDDLRTFEAEAFVQALFAEK, from the coding sequence ATGTTTGGTTCCAACGACGACAAACACAAGTCCACGCCTGCTGCGCCGGCCTCTGCCGAGAAGCCAGCCGAGAAGAAAGACCTGTTCGGCTGGTTGCGCAAAAAGCCGCAAGCGCCGGCCAACCCTGACACGCAACCGACGCCGGTTGATGAGCCGCCTGTTGCGCCTGTTGCGCCCGTTACGCCGTTAAGCGACGTTGCTGTGCCTGTCGTAGAACCGGTTGTTGTCGCCGAGGCCGTTGTCGAGCCTCAGCCTGCTCCGGTCGCACCTGTTGAACACGTCGCCGCTTCTGCTCACGCGGAGGTTGAGAGCGCTGAAGCCAATGCGCTTCCACGCCCGTCGCGGTTCCGTATCAACGCTGGCAGCGAAGTCCTGCATGCGCACGTTGAGGTGCCAGTGGTGGTTGAGCCGGTCGTCGAGCCACCGGTGGCCGCACCTGCTGTTGTAGAACCTGTCGCAGCGCCGGCTAAAAGCGCTGAGGAGAGCCGTACCGGTTTCCTTGAGCGCCTCAAGCAGGGCCTGTCGAAAACCAGCGCCAGCCTTGGCGAAGGCATGGCCAGCCTGTTTCTTGGCAAAAAAGTCATCGATGATGACCTGCTCGAAGACCTGGAAACCCGCCTGCTGACCGCCGACGTTGGCGTCGAAGCCACCACGGCGATTATCGGCAACCTGACCAAGCGTGTCGCGCGCAAGGAACTGGCTGACAGTGGCGCGCTGTACAAGGCCTTGCAGGACGAGCTGACCACGCTGCTCAAACCGGTCGAACAGCCGCTGAAGATCGACAGCAGCAAACAGCCCTATGTGATTCTGGTGGTTGGCGTGAATGGTGCGGGTAAGACCACCACCATCGGTAAGTTGGCGAAAAAACTGCAGCAGGACGGCAAGAAAGTCATGCTCGCCGCTGGTGATACCTTCCGCGCTGCCGCCGTGGAACAGTTGCAGGTATGGGGCGAGCGCAACCAGATTGCGGTCATCGCCCAGCACACCGGTGCCGACTCCGCTTCGGTGATTTTCGATGCCGTGCAGGCCGCCAAGGCACGCGGCATGGACGTGCTGATCGCCGACACCGCCGGGCGTCTGCACACTAAAGACAACCTGATGGAAGAGCTGAAGAAGGTCCGTCGGGTGATCGGCAAGCTGGATGACACCGCGCCGCACGAAGTGTTGCTGGTGCTGGACGCTGGCACCGGACAGAACGCCATCAGCCAGGCCAAGCAGTTCAACCAGACGGTCAACCTCACTGGCCTGGCGTTGACCAAGCTTGACGGCACCGCCAAGGGCGGGGTGATCTTTGCTCTGGCCAAACAGTTTGCCTTGCCAATCCGTTATATCGGGGTGGGCGAGGGCATTGATGACCTGCGTACTTTTGAGGCCGAAGCCTTCGTACAGGCCCTGTTCGCGGAGAAATAG
- the ftsE gene encoding cell division ATP-binding protein FtsE has product MIKFEQVGKRYPNGHVGLHELSFHVRRGEFLFVTGHSGAGKSTLLRLLLAMERPSSGKLLLAGQDLSHITNAQIPFLRRQIGVVFQNHQLLFDRSVFDNVALPLQILGLSKDEIGTRVRTALERVSLADKAEQFPGDLSTGQQQRVGIARAVVHRPALLLADEPTGNLDPRLAAEIMGVFEDINRLGTTVLIASHDLALIARMRHRMLTLQRGRLIGDGEASV; this is encoded by the coding sequence ATGATCAAATTCGAGCAGGTCGGTAAGCGTTACCCGAACGGCCACGTCGGGCTGCACGAACTGAGTTTCCATGTGCGCCGTGGTGAGTTCCTCTTCGTCACTGGCCATTCCGGGGCGGGCAAAAGCACCTTGTTGCGTCTGTTGCTGGCGATGGAGCGGCCGAGCAGCGGCAAGTTGCTGCTGGCCGGGCAGGACCTGTCGCACATCACCAATGCGCAGATCCCGTTCCTGCGTCGGCAGATCGGTGTGGTGTTCCAGAATCACCAACTGCTGTTTGATCGCAGCGTATTCGATAACGTGGCGTTGCCGTTGCAGATACTTGGCCTGTCCAAGGACGAAATCGGCACCCGCGTGCGCACTGCGCTGGAGCGTGTGTCCCTGGCCGACAAGGCCGAGCAGTTCCCGGGCGACCTGTCCACCGGTCAGCAGCAACGTGTCGGCATTGCCCGCGCCGTGGTGCATCGTCCTGCTCTGCTGCTGGCTGACGAGCCCACCGGCAACCTCGACCCGCGCCTGGCGGCCGAGATTATGGGGGTGTTTGAAGACATCAACCGTCTGGGCACCACCGTGCTGATCGCCAGCCACGACCTGGCGCTGATTGCGCGCATGCGCCACCGTATGCTGACCTTGCAGCGCGGCCGTCTGATTGGTGATGGGGAGGCTTCTGTATGA
- the ftsX gene encoding permease-like cell division protein FtsX: MSATRMPPPQPAQRVGAAPKKSESPTPGDDGPSFTHQLHAWLENHRASLVDSLRRLGKQPIGSFFTCLVMAVALSLPMGLALLLDNVERLGVSWQRAAQISLYLQIDASEAQGQALREQIAALDDVEEAEWISREQALSEFQQQSGLGEALKELPDNPLPGVIVVTPQQVDKIALEALRLRLAELPRVQQAQLDLLWVERLSAMLKLGERFVFGLTLLLVMALLLVIGNTIRLHIENRRTEIEVIKLVGGTDSYVRRPFLYMGALYGIGAGVFAWLLLAFGLDWLNDAVVRLAGLYGSDFALDGVPMADGLSLLLGAVLLGYIGAWLAVARHLSELAPR, from the coding sequence ATGAGTGCCACACGCATGCCACCTCCACAGCCGGCGCAACGCGTCGGTGCGGCGCCGAAGAAATCCGAGTCACCAACGCCGGGTGATGACGGCCCAAGCTTTACCCACCAGCTGCATGCCTGGCTGGAGAACCACCGCGCCAGCTTGGTCGACAGCCTGCGCCGGTTGGGTAAGCAGCCGATTGGCAGCTTCTTTACCTGCCTGGTGATGGCCGTGGCCTTGAGCCTGCCCATGGGGCTGGCGTTGCTGTTGGATAACGTCGAGCGTCTGGGCGTGTCCTGGCAGCGCGCTGCACAGATTTCCCTTTATCTGCAGATTGATGCCAGCGAGGCCCAGGGTCAGGCACTGCGCGAGCAGATTGCAGCGCTGGACGATGTGGAAGAGGCTGAATGGATCAGTCGTGAACAGGCCTTGAGCGAGTTCCAACAGCAGTCAGGGCTGGGTGAAGCGCTCAAGGAATTGCCGGATAACCCACTGCCCGGGGTGATCGTGGTGACGCCGCAACAGGTTGATAAGATCGCCCTGGAGGCCCTGCGCCTGCGCCTGGCCGAGTTGCCACGGGTGCAGCAGGCGCAACTGGACCTGCTGTGGGTCGAGCGCCTGAGTGCCATGCTCAAGTTGGGTGAGCGCTTTGTCTTCGGCCTGACCCTGCTGTTGGTGATGGCGCTGCTGCTGGTGATTGGCAACACCATTCGCTTGCATATCGAAAACCGCCGCACCGAAATTGAAGTGATCAAGCTGGTCGGCGGCACCGACAGTTATGTGCGGCGGCCCTTTCTTTATATGGGGGCGTTGTACGGGATTGGCGCAGGCGTATTTGCCTGGTTGCTGCTGGCCTTTGGCCTGGACTGGCTAAACGACGCCGTGGTGCGTCTGGCTGGTTTGTACGGCAGCGACTTCGCTCTGGATGGCGTGCCGATGGCCGATGGTCTGTCGCTACTGCTCGGCGCGGTGTTGTTGGGCTATATTGGCGCCTGGCTTGCCGTGGCAAGGCACTTGAGCGAGCTGGCTCCCAGATAG
- the rpoH gene encoding RNA polymerase sigma factor RpoH, with protein MSTSLQPVHALVPGANLEAYVHAVNGIPLLTPEQERELAERLFYKQDLEAARQMVLAHLRFVVHIARSYSGYGLAQADLIQEGNVGLMKAVKRFNPEMGVRLVSFAVHWIRAEIHEFILKNWRIVKVATTKAQRKLFFNLRSQKKRLAWLNNDEVHAVAESLGVEPREVREMESRLTGHDMAFDPAAEADDESAFQSPAHYLEDHRYDPARQLEDSDWSDSSTANLHEALEGLDERSRDILYQRWLAEEKATLHDLAAKYNVSAERIRQLEKNAMNKLKGSIAA; from the coding sequence ATGTCCACTTCTTTGCAACCTGTTCATGCTCTGGTTCCGGGTGCCAACCTGGAGGCATACGTGCATGCGGTAAACGGCATCCCGCTGTTGACCCCCGAGCAGGAGCGTGAACTGGCGGAACGTCTCTTCTACAAACAAGACCTCGAAGCCGCCCGGCAAATGGTCCTGGCTCACCTGCGTTTTGTTGTGCATATCGCCCGCAGCTACTCCGGTTATGGCCTGGCCCAGGCGGACCTGATTCAGGAAGGCAACGTCGGCCTGATGAAGGCGGTCAAGCGCTTCAACCCGGAAATGGGTGTGCGCCTGGTGTCGTTCGCCGTGCATTGGATTCGCGCCGAAATCCACGAGTTCATCCTGAAAAACTGGCGCATCGTCAAGGTCGCTACCACCAAGGCGCAGCGTAAACTGTTCTTCAACCTGCGCAGCCAGAAGAAGCGTCTGGCCTGGCTGAATAACGACGAAGTGCATGCAGTGGCGGAAAGCCTGGGCGTTGAGCCACGTGAGGTGCGCGAAATGGAAAGCCGCCTGACCGGCCATGACATGGCCTTCGATCCAGCTGCTGAGGCGGACGACGAAAGCGCCTTCCAGTCGCCGGCGCATTACCTGGAAGACCATCGCTACGACCCGGCGCGTCAGCTGGAAGATTCTGACTGGAGCGACAGTTCCACCGCCAATCTGCACGAGGCGCTGGAAGGTCTGGATGAGCGCAGCCGTGACATCCTCTACCAGCGCTGGTTGGCTGAAGAGAAAGCCACGCTGCATGACCTGGCTGCCAAGTACAACGTATCGGCCGAGCGCATTCGTCAGCTGGAGAAGAACGCGATGAACAAGCTCAAAGGTTCGATTGCCGCGTAA